The proteins below come from a single Holdemania massiliensis genomic window:
- a CDS encoding MarR family winged helix-turn-helix transcriptional regulator: MNEQEIAQKILRLAYVFRQRSEPRGRKKLTMNPRDMMILHGIIHLNPEGMIKMSQIKDYFHVSPAAVSQGIRSFEQQGWVERVILDSDRRSVYIQITEKGRQLMQQREQEFCEQIGAYFRYLGEADSLALVRILERTVDYCQNPANCGSKEM; encoded by the coding sequence GTGAATGAACAGGAAATCGCTCAGAAGATTCTGCGGCTGGCTTATGTCTTTCGTCAGCGCAGCGAACCCCGCGGCCGGAAGAAACTGACGATGAACCCCCGCGACATGATGATTCTGCATGGCATTATCCATCTCAATCCCGAAGGGATGATCAAGATGAGTCAGATCAAGGATTATTTTCATGTCAGTCCAGCCGCCGTTTCCCAGGGCATCCGCTCCTTTGAGCAGCAAGGCTGGGTGGAACGAGTCATTCTTGACAGCGACCGGCGCAGCGTCTACATTCAGATTACAGAAAAGGGACGTCAGCTGATGCAGCAGCGGGAACAGGAGTTCTGCGAACAGATCGGAGCGTATTTCCGCTATCTGGGCGAAGCCGACAGTCTGGCTTTGGTCCGAATTCTGGAGCGGACGGTCGATTATTGTCAAAACCCTGCGAACTGCGGTTCTAAGGAAATGTGA
- a CDS encoding HTH domain-containing protein, translating into MENDRILELIRLLKECADPVSGEILAAKLRISRRTLIKDIQACNLSMHETGIKIISMRRKGYQGIILDKAKLELFLNSNGMEQRSLNLESDMDYRKRQLRAALALQDSPLSVNALSEIIHVTPNVIFSYLKTFRENNTFSRFNLKLVTLPKRGIELEGEEFYKRFYVIHTTIKLEYTNLTVSAVHDLDILFNDPQAEEIRNFLITQLEFETFAISDYSAAWLVCYLLLAQNRISKGQFCRLDICSATLKATPEYHAAAKIGRHFFASQPEPILFSEILGLTVLLLLYNEKNYTLEELMIYGEYTDKAKHFLHSINTSLKKDFNFAFTSVKHSESVMLNVLLRLVFYFEFGLEKISVQPVGLRGYYPRVIQDPVICELARYAQQVTLITSNKKMWSFTTTLLAQMFETVITLIPCSQPLNAALLVGEGMVYGEGILTYLQRNFPTMFARIDFIHSFDVRNQNFQQYDLVLTTASPSAIKSNIPTFKIPFFAEENFSYLAEIIPTLVKMQKMKAFKNLEIKLSAQYLRNYHYTNKQLLISQIFYAVTDSWDALQQKIQRFAIKDKIKKYNPMNEVLFIFDMEADANESIVFVQFDNSYKWYEYTVKYVLYLSYNPAGNLIKLKFMHLLFNELASAPVLIDEIMQKQEKNIDLIQMFELISFHCPEKDN; encoded by the coding sequence ATGGAAAATGATCGCATTTTAGAACTGATTCGTCTATTAAAAGAATGTGCCGATCCTGTTTCCGGTGAAATCCTGGCTGCGAAGCTTCGAATTTCTAGGCGCACACTAATCAAAGATATCCAAGCCTGTAACTTAAGTATGCATGAAACCGGAATTAAAATTATATCCATGCGCCGGAAAGGCTATCAAGGTATCATTCTGGACAAAGCAAAGCTGGAACTTTTTTTAAATAGCAACGGAATGGAACAGCGCTCACTCAATCTTGAATCCGATATGGATTACCGGAAAAGACAATTACGCGCAGCGCTGGCTTTACAAGATTCACCGCTCAGCGTCAATGCTCTATCTGAAATCATCCATGTCACACCAAATGTAATTTTTTCTTACTTAAAAACATTCCGTGAAAACAATACATTTTCTCGTTTTAACTTAAAGCTGGTTACCCTTCCAAAAAGAGGTATCGAGCTGGAAGGTGAAGAATTTTACAAAAGATTTTATGTAATTCATACGACGATCAAGCTTGAATACACCAATTTAACTGTCAGTGCGGTCCATGATCTGGATATATTGTTTAATGATCCGCAAGCGGAAGAAATCAGAAATTTTCTGATCACACAGTTAGAATTTGAAACTTTCGCAATCTCTGACTACTCTGCCGCCTGGCTTGTTTGTTATCTTCTGCTTGCTCAAAATCGCATAAGCAAAGGTCAATTCTGCCGCTTAGACATCTGTTCAGCAACACTGAAAGCAACACCTGAATATCACGCGGCAGCCAAGATTGGCCGGCATTTTTTCGCAAGTCAGCCGGAGCCTATCCTCTTTAGTGAAATTTTGGGTTTGACCGTTCTTTTGTTGTTATATAACGAGAAGAACTACACACTAGAAGAATTAATGATTTACGGCGAATATACAGACAAAGCAAAACATTTTTTGCACAGTATCAACACTAGTCTGAAAAAAGATTTTAATTTCGCTTTCACTTCCGTTAAGCACTCAGAATCAGTCATGCTCAACGTCTTACTCCGATTGGTCTTTTACTTTGAATTTGGCTTGGAAAAAATTTCTGTCCAGCCGGTAGGACTTCGTGGTTATTATCCGCGTGTAATTCAGGATCCGGTGATCTGCGAACTCGCTCGCTATGCCCAGCAGGTCACGCTGATAACTAGCAATAAAAAAATGTGGTCTTTTACCACCACACTGCTTGCTCAAATGTTTGAAACTGTGATTACTTTAATTCCCTGCAGTCAACCATTAAACGCCGCCCTGTTAGTTGGTGAAGGCATGGTCTATGGTGAAGGAATCCTCACTTATCTTCAACGGAACTTTCCAACGATGTTCGCGCGAATTGATTTCATTCATTCCTTTGATGTCCGCAATCAAAACTTCCAACAATATGATCTTGTTCTGACCACTGCCAGTCCCTCAGCAATTAAGTCCAATATTCCAACCTTTAAAATTCCTTTTTTTGCAGAAGAAAATTTTAGTTATCTGGCTGAAATTATTCCAACGCTGGTAAAAATGCAGAAAATGAAAGCCTTTAAAAACCTTGAAATAAAGCTGTCTGCGCAATATCTCCGGAATTATCATTATACGAACAAGCAACTCTTAATTAGTCAGATTTTCTATGCTGTTACTGATTCCTGGGACGCTTTGCAGCAAAAAATTCAAAGGTTCGCAATCAAAGATAAAATAAAAAAATACAATCCGATGAATGAAGTCTTATTTATCTTTGATATGGAAGCTGATGCGAATGAAAGTATCGTTTTTGTTCAATTTGATAATAGTTATAAATGGTATGAATACACCGTTAAATATGTTCTTTACCTGTCTTACAATCCTGCCGGGAATCTAATAAAACTGAAATTCATGCATTTGCTCTTTAACGAATTAGCATCAGCCCCCGTACTAATCGACGAAATCATGCAGAAGCAAGAGAAAAACATTGATCTGATTCAAATGTTTGAGTTAATTTCATTCCACTGTCCTGAAAAGGATAATTAA
- a CDS encoding PTS mannose/fructose/sorbose/N-acetylgalactosamine transporter subunit IIC, with protein MNMLVPALLVTFGHWLTIRLEALTWTSGNITRPILVGPLIGLLLGDVKTGIILGGTLEAIFMGVNAIGGQKPADQNIGTCICVAFVILTGADMEAALVLAVPVATLIKNITNLLKPIKNFLAPLLQGYAAKGDRKHFEFVNWLGVLGVFGLDTSLILFLCIFLGVNSLDAVMAALPAFIMTGLSTAGNILVAVGLGLTLSMIWSKELGMFFFIGFLLSKAVGMTQIQIAVMGAAIAIIYYFISVAIAKAAKTGAAIDEEEDIFQ; from the coding sequence ATGAACATGCTTGTACCTGCCCTGCTGGTGACATTCGGCCACTGGCTTACCATCCGGCTTGAAGCACTTACCTGGACTTCCGGCAATATTACTCGACCGATATTAGTCGGTCCGCTGATCGGCCTGCTTCTAGGCGATGTAAAAACGGGTATTATCCTAGGTGGAACGTTGGAAGCCATTTTCATGGGCGTCAATGCGATCGGAGGTCAGAAACCTGCCGATCAGAATATCGGAACCTGTATCTGCGTAGCCTTTGTCATTCTGACAGGTGCCGATATGGAAGCAGCCTTGGTTTTAGCCGTACCTGTTGCAACCTTAATCAAAAATATTACCAACTTGTTAAAGCCAATTAAGAATTTTCTGGCGCCGCTACTTCAAGGCTATGCTGCCAAAGGTGACCGGAAACATTTCGAATTTGTAAACTGGCTGGGCGTCCTGGGTGTCTTCGGCTTAGATACATCTTTGATTTTATTCCTATGTATCTTTTTAGGCGTTAATTCTCTGGATGCCGTTATGGCGGCGCTGCCGGCCTTCATCATGACCGGACTGAGTACTGCAGGAAACATTCTAGTCGCTGTCGGCTTGGGACTTACTTTATCGATGATTTGGAGCAAAGAGCTAGGAATGTTCTTCTTTATCGGATTTTTATTAAGCAAAGCCGTTGGTATGACACAGATTCAAATTGCAGTTATGGGCGCCGCAATTGCGATCATCTATTACTTTATTTCTGTTGCGATAGCTAAAGCGGCAAAAACAGGTGCCGCAATTGATGAAGAGGAGGATATATTTCAATGA
- a CDS encoding PTS system mannose/fructose/sorbose family transporter subunit IID, whose amino-acid sequence MSGILDVKSSMSKEEKKTLNKILSRSRFINAVGTQAQSQGNVFLMSLAPVLDELYKDNDEERIAAYVRHTQYFNCQQTGTVFLIGMAYGLEKQHAAGKIPGSAVQDVKLSLMGPLAGILDPIYMTVIRVIAAGIGMSLAATGSLLGPIVFFLIYGGTQFFGKYFGIRLGYTLGDKALEKLFGSGLVKQLTSAASILGLMMMGCMTSTTVKADLAWIINAGTVSVDVQAVLDSIFPGLLSVIITLVVMKLVKNKVSVMSLCLWIIGICILLAAIHII is encoded by the coding sequence ATGAGCGGAATTCTGGACGTTAAGTCTTCCATGTCGAAAGAGGAAAAGAAAACACTGAATAAAATCCTTTCCCGGTCACGTTTTATCAATGCTGTCGGTACCCAGGCTCAGTCACAAGGCAACGTCTTCTTAATGTCTTTAGCTCCAGTACTCGATGAACTATACAAGGATAACGATGAAGAACGGATTGCCGCCTATGTCCGGCATACACAATATTTTAATTGCCAACAAACAGGTACTGTATTCTTGATCGGCATGGCCTATGGACTTGAAAAACAGCATGCTGCAGGCAAGATTCCAGGCTCTGCCGTACAAGATGTCAAGCTTTCTCTCATGGGTCCACTGGCTGGCATTTTGGATCCAATCTATATGACCGTAATTCGTGTTATCGCTGCTGGCATAGGTATGTCGCTGGCAGCAACAGGTTCACTCTTAGGGCCTATCGTGTTTTTCCTGATTTACGGCGGTACTCAATTCTTTGGCAAATATTTCGGTATCCGTTTAGGTTATACACTAGGTGACAAAGCTTTGGAAAAACTGTTTGGTTCTGGTCTGGTAAAACAGTTGACCAGTGCTGCCTCTATTCTTGGTTTGATGATGATGGGATGTATGACTTCAACCACGGTCAAAGCAGACTTGGCATGGATTATTAATGCCGGCACGGTATCTGTCGATGTTCAGGCAGTTCTCGATAGTATTTTTCCAGGGTTGCTTTCTGTAATTATTACCTTAGTTGTCATGAAATTAGTGAAAAACAAAGTATCCGTGATGAGTCTATGTTTGTGGATCATTGGCATTTGTATTTTACTCGCAGCGATCCATATCATTTAA
- a CDS encoding PTS sugar transporter subunit IIA: MNQIFLATHGHMASGVKSSLDLLIGTTQHITTFDAYVDNRNLEEELNQFFLTCTEEDVALLITDLYGGSVHNQLTAYITRHNTFLISGFNLAFLLELCVNPQINITLEKLLALIEESKMMFRYVSTTDFQTEIADEDIFNEEVTS, translated from the coding sequence ATGAACCAAATCTTTTTGGCAACGCATGGTCACATGGCCAGTGGTGTAAAATCTTCTTTAGATTTACTGATTGGAACAACCCAGCATATTACAACTTTTGATGCTTATGTGGATAATAGAAATCTTGAGGAAGAGCTGAATCAGTTTTTCCTTACCTGTACAGAGGAGGATGTCGCCCTCTTGATCACCGATCTTTACGGCGGCAGCGTTCACAATCAGCTGACAGCCTATATCACAAGACACAATACCTTTCTGATCAGCGGCTTTAATCTTGCGTTTTTATTAGAACTTTGTGTTAATCCACAAATAAACATAACCTTGGAAAAGCTGCTTGCATTAATTGAAGAAAGCAAAATGATGTTCCGTTATGTTTCCACAACAGATTTTCAAACCGAAATCGCTGATGAAGATATATTTAATGAGGAGGTCACTTCATGA
- a CDS encoding PTS system mannose/fructose/N-acetylgalactosamine-transporter subunit IIB, translating into MITIVRLDERLIHGQIGVAWASRMGTDTVVVVNDKAASNPLSKQTLLAAAPRNNKTVVKTVDQAIQILNDPRCETKKIFVIVGNWDDLYTIATRVPDVTYLNIGNYGRMAPSNPGLTRQAYSADIFLDEIEIEKVKKIMALPLRCECQTIPENPAVPLADLLTRGIQKKG; encoded by the coding sequence ATGATTACGATCGTAAGACTGGATGAACGTTTAATCCATGGCCAGATCGGTGTCGCCTGGGCCAGCCGAATGGGAACGGACACTGTTGTTGTGGTCAATGACAAAGCCGCTTCCAATCCCCTCTCTAAGCAAACCTTATTGGCTGCGGCACCGCGCAACAATAAAACCGTAGTTAAAACCGTAGATCAGGCAATTCAGATTTTGAATGATCCGCGCTGTGAAACGAAGAAAATCTTTGTTATCGTCGGCAACTGGGATGATCTCTATACAATCGCCACGCGTGTTCCAGACGTTACTTATTTAAACATCGGCAATTATGGACGCATGGCGCCATCAAATCCGGGCCTTACCCGCCAGGCTTATTCCGCTGATATCTTCCTAGATGAAATTGAAATTGAGAAAGTAAAAAAGATCATGGCGCTGCCATTGCGCTGCGAATGTCAGACAATACCTGAAAATCCAGCTGTGCCGCTGGCTGATTTACTTACAAGAGGGATTCAAAAGAAAGGGTGA
- a CDS encoding ChbG/HpnK family deacetylase: MKLCYRADDFGYTVPFNDGVFKAIEQGIITHVDIMLDTPGAEDAMVRIKDYPWISIGWHTHFWGRPVLDPALVPSMVNEEGKFKFRKDQSLRLSVDYDETVAEFRAQLQKMMSITGRIPDTANIRNQGNFERAKKQVCDEYHICYNFADGMTERQTGKAMPIEERYKKYNIQQLKGAQKGGTIYDMEYFWDCYDPAKKIMNIDVEKHINSSFIGACHPGFLDDIILSESSCQLARVRDCQAMCDPALRHWIIEHRVELVNCRDLLYGTHEYQNHLQAIGSDLFINIKEGEMSNGY, from the coding sequence ATGAAGCTTTGTTATAGAGCAGACGATTTTGGCTACACAGTGCCATTTAACGACGGGGTATTTAAAGCAATTGAACAAGGCATCATCACCCATGTGGATATTATGCTGGATACACCGGGAGCCGAAGATGCAATGGTAAGAATCAAAGATTATCCTTGGATCAGCATCGGATGGCACACTCACTTTTGGGGGCGGCCTGTACTGGATCCAGCCCTTGTTCCTTCGATGGTCAATGAGGAAGGTAAATTCAAGTTCCGGAAAGATCAATCTCTCCGACTCAGCGTTGATTATGATGAAACGGTGGCTGAATTCCGTGCTCAACTTCAAAAAATGATGAGCATTACCGGACGCATTCCGGATACCGCAAATATCCGCAACCAGGGCAATTTCGAAAGAGCGAAAAAACAGGTCTGTGATGAATATCATATTTGCTACAATTTCGCTGACGGTATGACTGAGCGTCAAACTGGAAAGGCCATGCCGATTGAAGAACGTTACAAAAAGTACAATATTCAGCAGCTCAAAGGGGCGCAGAAAGGCGGTACAATATACGATATGGAATATTTCTGGGATTGTTATGATCCAGCCAAAAAAATAATGAATATTGATGTTGAAAAACATATAAATTCCAGTTTTATCGGCGCCTGTCATCCTGGATTTTTAGACGATATTATTCTAAGCGAATCCAGTTGTCAGCTTGCACGAGTTCGTGACTGTCAGGCAATGTGTGACCCTGCCCTTCGCCACTGGATCATTGAGCATCGTGTTGAACTAGTTAACTGTCGGGATTTACTATATGGAACACATGAATATCAAAATCATTTACAAGCTATCGGAAGTGATTTATTTATTAATATAAAAGAAGGAGAAATGAGCAATGGGTATTAA
- a CDS encoding ChbG/HpnK family deacetylase, whose product MGIKLIVRGADMGYTKTFDEGALKSMTDGVVTSADVMMDTLNSDWMLQKLREMPWISVGWHMHLWGRPVADPALVPSMINAEGKFKFRKDSSLMNTVKYEEALIELRAQIEKCIRILGRAPDMTSVRGNGPIERAKRKVCEEFNIKMNTTYGAGRRKPYLSEPDEEWKPLKIYEVPIHDRDDLSFEMSKFKDYNPAAVMKSIDLTQTDRIWLRGGHPGYLDDYILSESTCHVHRVADLKALCSQEIKDWIIENQIELINHRDALYGTSEYQNHLKAINSPLAIK is encoded by the coding sequence ATGGGTATTAAATTGATTGTCCGCGGTGCGGACATGGGCTATACAAAAACTTTTGATGAAGGTGCGCTGAAGTCGATGACCGATGGTGTTGTAACCAGCGCAGATGTGATGATGGATACGCTGAATTCCGATTGGATGCTGCAGAAGCTACGAGAAATGCCATGGATTTCCGTTGGCTGGCACATGCATTTATGGGGCCGCCCGGTAGCTGATCCAGCTTTAGTTCCTTCTATGATTAACGCTGAAGGAAAGTTTAAATTCCGCAAAGACAGTTCTTTGATGAATACTGTAAAATATGAAGAAGCTTTGATAGAATTACGAGCTCAAATCGAAAAATGTATCCGGATTCTTGGCCGTGCCCCAGATATGACCAGTGTTCGCGGCAATGGACCGATAGAACGTGCAAAGCGCAAGGTCTGCGAAGAATTTAATATTAAAATGAATACAACATATGGTGCTGGCCGCCGCAAACCTTATTTAAGTGAACCGGATGAAGAATGGAAGCCTTTAAAAATTTATGAAGTTCCTATTCATGACCGGGATGATCTCTCTTTTGAAATGAGCAAATTTAAAGATTATAATCCGGCAGCCGTCATGAAATCCATTGATTTAACCCAAACGGATAGAATCTGGCTTCGTGGAGGACACCCAGGATATCTTGATGATTATATTTTGTCAGAGTCTACTTGCCATGTCCATCGCGTCGCTGATTTAAAAGCTCTTTGTTCTCAGGAAATTAAAGACTGGATTATAGAAAATCAAATTGAGTTGATCAACCATCGTGATGCTTTATATGGAACAAGTGAATATCAAAATCATTTAAAAGCAATCAACAGTCCGCTAGCTATTAAGTAA
- a CDS encoding alpha/beta hydrolase, whose protein sequence is MKKKTKILISVLVLAAAILTAGSFWAGNYLVDYALYRTDQAPESAHDGKAPVGETYGNEEANKAQEQALTDAWLETVSIEKTEIVSEDGLTLRALQYTADPSAHRYALVIHGYTSNKEAMQTEARHFSELGYTVITPDNRAHGESDGSYIGMGWLDRKDLLLWIQQIVNQDSQAEIILYGVSMGGATVMMTAGEELPDNVKAVIEDCGYTSVYDMFKNQLDYRFGLPEFPFLATADVMTGIRAGYHFKEASALEQLKKASVPMMFIHGSNDTYVPTDMVYQVYEACPTEKELLVVEGAAHAASADVDPELYWNSVTAFLNRFLN, encoded by the coding sequence ATGAAGAAAAAAACAAAAATTTTAATATCCGTTCTGGTTCTGGCGGCCGCAATTCTGACAGCCGGCAGCTTTTGGGCCGGCAACTATTTAGTGGACTATGCTCTCTATCGGACAGATCAGGCGCCGGAGTCTGCCCATGACGGCAAAGCTCCGGTTGGAGAAACGTATGGAAACGAAGAAGCCAACAAAGCTCAGGAACAGGCCTTGACTGATGCTTGGCTGGAAACTGTCAGTATCGAAAAAACGGAGATTGTCAGTGAAGACGGACTGACTCTGCGTGCCCTGCAGTATACCGCTGATCCGTCCGCTCATCGTTATGCCCTGGTCATTCATGGCTACACGTCCAACAAAGAAGCGATGCAGACTGAAGCACGGCACTTTTCCGAACTGGGCTATACTGTGATCACGCCGGACAATCGTGCGCATGGTGAAAGCGACGGTTCGTATATCGGCATGGGCTGGCTCGACCGCAAGGATCTGCTGCTTTGGATTCAACAGATCGTGAATCAGGATTCTCAGGCTGAAATCATCTTATATGGGGTTTCCATGGGCGGCGCAACCGTCATGATGACGGCAGGTGAAGAATTGCCGGACAACGTCAAAGCTGTGATTGAAGACTGCGGCTACACCTCTGTCTATGATATGTTTAAAAATCAGTTAGACTATCGCTTCGGCCTTCCGGAATTTCCGTTTTTAGCCACAGCCGATGTCATGACCGGAATTCGTGCAGGTTATCATTTCAAGGAAGCCTCCGCTCTTGAGCAGCTGAAAAAAGCATCCGTTCCAATGATGTTTATCCACGGAAGCAACGATACCTATGTGCCGACAGACATGGTTTATCAGGTATATGAAGCCTGTCCTACTGAAAAAGAATTATTAGTCGTTGAAGGCGCCGCCCATGCAGCCAGCGCGGATGTTGATCCTGAATTGTACTGGAATTCTGTTACCGCCTTTCTCAACCGCTTCCTTAATTAA
- a CDS encoding helix-turn-helix domain-containing protein — protein sequence MKINDAVRYRIKEICEEFNISLHALAQNAGVPDPTIRQFMQGIHDDIKIKILFKICKGMNMSMIEFFDSKIFDDVDDD from the coding sequence ATGAAAATAAATGACGCCGTTAGATATAGAATAAAAGAAATTTGTGAGGAGTTTAATATATCACTGCATGCTCTTGCTCAAAATGCAGGTGTTCCAGACCCTACGATTAGGCAGTTTATGCAGGGGATTCATGATGATATAAAGATTAAAATCTTATTTAAAATATGCAAAGGCATGAACATGTCTATGATTGAATTTTTCGATTCGAAAATTTTTGATGATGTCGATGATGATTAA
- a CDS encoding helix-turn-helix domain-containing protein, producing the protein MQAINDKQIDSHLEEEELKIKLKYLFNQRKMSYTKLEIITGYSQEKLRSIIKGEADPGINELNTILKALGSSLIEIYRKRPL; encoded by the coding sequence ATGCAAGCAATAAATGATAAACAAATAGATTCCCATCTTGAGGAGGAAGAATTAAAAATAAAATTGAAATATTTGTTTAATCAAAGAAAAATGTCTTATACGAAATTAGAGATCATAACGGGTTACTCTCAAGAAAAGCTAAGAAGCATCATAAAGGGCGAAGCCGATCCAGGAATTAATGAATTAAATACTATACTTAAAGCTCTAGGTTCTAGCTTGATTGAAATTTATAGAAAGAGGCCTCTTTAA
- a CDS encoding helix-turn-helix domain-containing protein: protein MNNKELIGLIIRNKRNDLDLKSLYVAKKANISAPYFSHIENGHVHADPLVLSAIYDILQIEFNNDEKWLNKKIKEIKMLHQSIYDYDIEHRNKLYEKMIHDEEKLVSSILILDYLIAKLAYNSTSYKSDECKKIMNFLDRVQDRMTAEQQNFYIYYVAVYYKNENQLTKSKIMLYDLLQKGSQETIIPMIYYQLGQIETRLNNLSQSYFCNKQALTLFENTGNIRRIFQVLSAMASIQTYEKNYKEADKKFQEAIKMTKILAVSSLEKNIVYCNASWNAICSKDYKKALKYIEHVTELNNNPSEYYFNKAWSLYHLKRNQELDEFLKDVSKQQVNDKYIWDCLTFVKLLNSKGNSKVIEDHLLQMENYISVEGDYEAKAFLYTQLISFYKRTRQYKKALHFAENYINS from the coding sequence ATGAATAATAAAGAACTTATCGGCTTGATCATTAGAAACAAAAGGAATGACCTTGATTTAAAGTCTTTGTATGTAGCCAAAAAAGCCAATATATCTGCACCCTATTTTAGTCATATAGAAAATGGACATGTTCATGCCGATCCCTTAGTTTTATCTGCAATATATGATATATTGCAGATCGAGTTTAATAATGACGAAAAATGGCTGAACAAGAAAATCAAAGAAATCAAAATGTTGCACCAATCTATTTATGATTACGACATAGAACATAGGAATAAACTATATGAGAAGATGATCCACGATGAGGAAAAATTGGTTAGCTCTATCTTAATCCTCGATTATTTAATTGCGAAATTAGCCTATAATTCAACAAGTTATAAAAGCGACGAATGCAAAAAAATCATGAATTTTTTAGATCGTGTCCAAGATAGAATGACGGCAGAACAGCAAAACTTCTATATTTATTATGTTGCGGTTTATTATAAAAATGAAAATCAACTTACTAAATCCAAAATTATGTTATATGATTTGTTACAAAAAGGATCGCAAGAAACAATAATTCCAATGATATATTATCAGCTAGGACAAATTGAAACACGATTAAATAACTTAAGCCAGAGTTATTTCTGCAATAAGCAAGCCTTAACTCTATTTGAAAATACCGGAAATATTCGCAGGATATTTCAAGTATTATCCGCTATGGCCTCGATCCAGACGTATGAGAAAAATTATAAAGAAGCGGATAAAAAGTTTCAAGAAGCCATCAAAATGACAAAGATATTAGCTGTTTCTAGTCTTGAAAAAAACATCGTATATTGCAACGCTAGTTGGAATGCGATTTGTTCTAAGGATTATAAAAAAGCATTAAAATATATAGAGCATGTTACAGAACTGAATAATAACCCATCAGAATATTATTTTAACAAAGCATGGAGTTTATATCATCTTAAAAGAAATCAAGAATTAGATGAATTCTTAAAAGATGTATCTAAACAACAAGTTAATGATAAGTATATATGGGATTGCCTGACCTTTGTCAAATTATTAAATTCTAAAGGGAACAGCAAAGTTATTGAAGATCACCTGCTTCAGATGGAAAACTATATTAGTGTAGAAGGGGATTACGAAGCAAAGGCCTTTCTTTATACGCAGCTAATTAGTTTTTATAAAAGAACTCGTCAGTATAAAAAAGCCTTACACTTTGCAGAAAATTATATTAACAGCTAA
- a CDS encoding DUF6809 family protein yields MEIKELFAQITESNKKTGNENGKWMKNIFDLLYYGDLRPSEAVPKSTEYNDAVTETSKLSEEIVDYLQKVMPDQEALDLFRNYEAAEANVTDLEKKYVFELGFMLAYKIHHQMALDEFGTQEEI; encoded by the coding sequence ATGGAAATAAAAGAATTATTTGCACAGATCACAGAAAGCAATAAAAAAACTGGAAACGAAAATGGAAAGTGGATGAAAAATATATTTGATCTTCTTTATTATGGAGACCTACGCCCATCCGAGGCTGTGCCCAAGTCAACAGAATATAATGATGCCGTAACGGAAACGTCTAAACTCAGTGAAGAAATTGTTGATTATTTACAAAAAGTAATGCCAGATCAAGAAGCTTTAGATTTATTCCGCAACTATGAAGCGGCAGAAGCCAATGTTACAGACTTAGAAAAAAAATATGTGTTCGAGCTAGGTTTTATGTTAGCCTATAAAATTCATCATCAGATGGCACTAGATGAATTCGGAACTCAGGAAGAAATATAG